The following proteins are encoded in a genomic region of Fusobacterium perfoetens ATCC 29250:
- the ftsA gene encoding cell division protein FtsA translates to MGNNSIYKFVLDIGNSTIKLLAGELDETGNKLRVISYQEVKTQGMKKNIIENPIILSNCIKDVVKLVEEETGLIVEKVTLGYGGTNIFSRTKNVKIDFNQEKVITQEDIEKLYGIAYHDLCNNDEELLEREIYNTKVNNGGLIKNPIGMVGRYFQGDVHLIFIKKENLNDLLEVVHRADLEVESTILNSYAAAKSTLREEDKKSGVALIDIGGGSTDIIIYKNNKLIYTKSLPIGGYHYLSDLGYIYNISLEEAQSIIYKTAVIRDNKYILPSKELEVKSVSDAINARSTDFISLIRKTIDESGFQGYLEKGIFLTGGVAKMDEMYDWINIKIGYPVTRINPLRINGIINPTPEMSVSIGILLEIMEKEYLEIKKKEKEENQQNSSSEIVNNTTKEPTEIETNKSSEKTNQKSKKKESFWKKIFSNFI, encoded by the coding sequence ATGGGGAATAACAGTATATACAAGTTTGTTCTTGATATAGGAAATTCAACTATTAAATTATTAGCTGGAGAACTTGATGAAACAGGAAATAAATTAAGAGTTATCAGTTATCAAGAAGTTAAAACTCAAGGAATGAAAAAAAATATTATTGAAAATCCTATTATTTTAAGTAATTGTATCAAAGATGTTGTTAAGCTTGTTGAAGAAGAAACTGGGCTTATTGTTGAGAAAGTTACTTTAGGATATGGTGGAACTAATATTTTCTCAAGAACTAAAAATGTTAAAATCGATTTTAATCAAGAAAAAGTTATAACTCAAGAGGATATAGAAAAACTTTATGGTATAGCTTATCATGATTTATGTAATAATGATGAAGAACTTTTAGAAAGAGAAATTTATAATACAAAGGTTAATAATGGTGGACTTATTAAAAATCCTATTGGAATGGTTGGAAGATATTTCCAAGGAGATGTTCACTTAATCTTTATTAAAAAAGAAAATCTAAATGATTTATTAGAAGTTGTCCATAGAGCTGATTTAGAAGTAGAATCTACTATATTAAACTCATATGCAGCAGCAAAATCTACTCTTAGAGAAGAGGATAAAAAAAGTGGAGTCGCTCTTATTGATATTGGTGGTGGAAGTACAGATATTATTATTTACAAAAATAATAAACTTATCTATACAAAATCTCTTCCTATTGGAGGATATCACTATCTTAGTGATTTAGGATATATTTATAATATTTCTTTAGAAGAAGCTCAAAGTATTATCTATAAAACTGCTGTTATAAGAGATAACAAATATATTTTACCTAGTAAAGAACTTGAAGTAAAGTCAGTTTCTGATGCAATTAATGCTCGTTCTACTGATTTTATTAGTCTTATTAGAAAAACAATAGATGAATCTGGTTTCCAAGGTTATCTTGAAAAAGGTATCTTTTTAACTGGAGGAGTTGCTAAAATGGATGAAATGTATGATTGGATTAATATAAAAATTGGTTATCCTGTTACAAGAATTAATCCATTAAGAATAAATGGTATAATAAATCCTACTCCTGAAATGTCTGTATCTATTGGTATTCTTTTAGAAATTATGGAAAAAGAATACTTAGAAATAAAGAAAAAAGAAAAAGAAGAAAACCAACAAAACTCTTCTTCTGAAATAGTAAATAATACTACTAAAGAGCCTACTGAAATAGAGACTAATAAGTCTTCTGAAAAAACTAATCAAAAATCTAAAAAGAAAGAAAGTTTCTGGAAGAAAATATTTTCTAATTTTATATAA
- the ftsZ gene encoding cell division protein FtsZ, translating to MSDNIVKIKVIGAGGAGGNAINDMITTGVSGVEFIAANTDAQDLSKSLADVRVQLGEKLTRGLGAGANPDVGRESAEEDVDKLKQLLEDADMLFITAGMGGGTGTGSSPVIARIAKELGILTVGIVTKPFGFEGGKRRNNAERGIAELKQYVDSLVVIPNDKLFELPDKTITLQNAFKEANNILKIGIKGVADLMIGNGLINLDFADIKTTMQNSGVAVLGFGEGDGENRAMKATEKALKSPLLEKSISGASKILLNIAGSSDLTLMEAQSIANIVKEAAGKDADDVMFGVNINDELEDRIEVTIIANNFVDEMEKTEPFINIQAKQEKVATTPVEPSTTTRNNDLDLDLPPWIRSSR from the coding sequence ATGTCTGACAACATTGTAAAAATAAAAGTTATTGGAGCTGGTGGAGCTGGTGGAAATGCTATAAATGATATGATAACAACAGGAGTTTCTGGAGTTGAATTTATAGCAGCTAATACAGATGCTCAAGATTTAAGTAAATCTTTAGCTGATGTAAGAGTTCAATTAGGAGAAAAATTAACTAGAGGACTTGGAGCAGGAGCTAATCCTGATGTAGGAAGAGAATCTGCCGAAGAAGATGTAGATAAATTAAAACAACTTCTTGAAGATGCTGATATGTTATTTATTACAGCTGGAATGGGTGGAGGTACTGGTACTGGTTCTTCTCCTGTAATAGCTAGAATAGCTAAAGAACTAGGAATCTTAACTGTAGGTATTGTTACAAAACCTTTTGGGTTTGAAGGTGGAAAAAGAAGAAATAATGCTGAAAGAGGAATTGCTGAGTTAAAACAATATGTTGACTCTCTAGTAGTTATTCCTAACGATAAATTATTTGAATTACCTGATAAAACAATAACTCTACAAAATGCTTTTAAAGAAGCTAATAACATTTTAAAAATTGGTATTAAAGGTGTAGCTGATTTAATGATTGGAAATGGTCTTATAAACCTTGACTTTGCTGATATTAAAACTACTATGCAAAATTCAGGAGTTGCTGTTTTAGGATTTGGAGAAGGAGACGGAGAAAATAGAGCTATGAAAGCTACTGAAAAAGCTTTAAAATCTCCTCTATTAGAAAAATCAATTTCTGGAGCTAGTAAAATCCTTCTTAATATAGCTGGTTCTTCTGATTTAACTTTAATGGAAGCTCAATCTATAGCTAATATTGTTAAAGAGGCAGCTGGAAAAGATGCTGATGACGTTATGTTTGGAGTTAATATCAATGATGAATTAGAAGATAGAATAGAAGTAACTATTATAGCTAATAACTTTGTTGATGAAATGGAAAAAACTGAACCATTTATTAATATCCAAGCAAAACAAGAAAAAGTTGCTACTACTCCAGTTGAACCAAGTACTACTACTAGAAACAATGACTTAGATTTAGATTTACCACCTTGGATTAGAAGCAGTAGATAA
- the rpsF gene encoding 30S ribosomal protein S6: protein MKAYEIMYIINPTVLEEGREAVMAKVNDILTAAGATVAKTEKWGERKLAYPIDKKKTGFYVLVTLEMDGTKLVDVERKLNITEEVMRYIIVKKD from the coding sequence ATGAAAGCTTACGAAATCATGTACATCATCAACCCAACTGTTTTAGAAGAAGGTAGAGAAGCTGTTATGGCTAAAGTTAACGATATCTTAACTGCTGCTGGAGCAACTGTTGCTAAAACTGAAAAATGGGGAGAAAGAAAATTAGCTTATCCTATCGACAAAAAGAAAACAGGATTTTACGTGCTTGTTACTTTAGAAATGGACGGAACTAAATTAGTAGATGTTGAAAGAAAACTTAACATTACTGAAGAAGTAATGAGATATATCATTGTTAAAAAAGACTAG
- the rpsR gene encoding 30S ribosomal protein S18, producing MAEFRRRRAKLRVKAEEIDYKNVDLLKRFVSDKGRINPSRVTGANAKLQRKIAKAIKRARNIALIPYTRIEK from the coding sequence ATGGCTGAATTCAGAAGAAGAAGAGCTAAATTAAGAGTTAAAGCTGAAGAAATCGATTACAAAAACGTTGATCTTTTAAAAAGATTTGTTTCTGATAAAGGAAGAATAAACCCATCTAGAGTAACTGGAGCTAACGCTAAGTTACAAAGAAAAATAGCTAAAGCTATTAAAAGAGCTAGAAACATCGCTTTAATTCCTTACACAAGAATAGAAAAGTAA
- a CDS encoding M23 family metallopeptidase: protein MRKILILLLSISIFSCIFFYKDFDIYMTKKNIKISSETVKQGELFVVEYPKKKDYKIVFKKSQTKLKTFVHNDKKITLIPVHYSTAEGDYPLEIYNKNQLIYKKDIKIVDGNFKKSYITVSKTMKAKRSSSNMKVMTNKTAEAKSNPIKEKLWEGTFIYPMEDKKYHDISSTFGAMRFVNNKVVGYHSGMDFPVPVGTTLKATNNGKVVLAENLTTTGNTIIIDHGLNVYSAYAHMSELSVKVGDTVKKGETIGKSGNTGFTTGPHLHFTISVGTTFVNPRLFINSNIIE, encoded by the coding sequence ATGAGAAAAATATTAATTTTATTATTGAGTATAAGCATATTTTCTTGTATATTTTTTTACAAAGATTTTGACATCTATATGACTAAAAAAAATATAAAAATTTCTAGTGAAACAGTGAAGCAGGGAGAATTATTTGTAGTTGAATATCCTAAAAAAAAGGATTATAAAATTGTTTTTAAAAAGTCTCAGACAAAATTAAAAACTTTTGTTCATAATGATAAAAAAATTACTTTAATTCCTGTTCATTATTCTACAGCAGAGGGAGATTATCCCTTAGAAATATACAATAAAAATCAATTAATTTATAAAAAAGATATAAAGATAGTAGATGGAAATTTCAAAAAAAGTTATATTACTGTTAGTAAGACTATGAAAGCAAAAAGGTCTTCATCTAATATGAAAGTTATGACAAATAAAACAGCAGAGGCAAAATCTAATCCAATTAAAGAGAAATTATGGGAAGGAACTTTTATATATCCTATGGAGGATAAAAAATATCATGATATAAGTAGTACTTTTGGAGCTATGAGATTTGTAAATAATAAAGTTGTAGGTTATCATTCTGGAATGGATTTCCCTGTACCTGTTGGGACAACTTTAAAAGCTACAAATAATGGAAAAGTAGTTCTTGCTGAGAATTTAACTACAACAGGTAATACTATAATAATTGACCATGGATTAAATGTTTATTCAGCTTATGCTCATATGAGTGAACTTAGTGTAAAAGTTGGAGATACAGTAAAAAAAGGGGAAACTATAGGTAAAAGTGGAAATACTGGATTTACTACAGGCCCTCATTTACATTTCACAATTAGTGTAGGAACTACTTTTGTAAATCCAAGATTATTTATTAATTCTAATATAATAGAATAA
- a CDS encoding glycosyltransferase family 2 protein, translated as MKLSVAMITLNEEKILEKTLKSLENIADEIVIVDNGSTDNTKNIAEKYGVKFFQEEWKGYGPQRNSSIDKCSHEWILNIDADEEISPKLAEKIKEIKENETEKKVFEINFSSVCFNKKLKYGGWSNQYHIRLFRKEAGRFNYNEVHEGFETKEKIYRLKEEIYHHSYVSLEDYFNKFNKYTTLGALEYYQRGKKPSNFQIIFNPIFKFLRMYIIRLGFLDGIEGLMIATASAMYSMVKYFKLREIYRNGSYKK; from the coding sequence ATGAAATTATCTGTAGCTATGATAACTTTAAATGAAGAAAAAATATTAGAAAAAACTTTAAAATCTTTAGAAAATATAGCTGATGAAATTGTTATTGTAGATAATGGTTCTACAGATAATACAAAAAATATAGCTGAAAAATATGGAGTCAAATTCTTTCAAGAAGAATGGAAAGGATATGGTCCTCAAAGAAATTCATCTATTGATAAATGTTCTCATGAATGGATATTAAATATAGATGCTGATGAGGAAATTTCTCCTAAATTAGCTGAAAAAATAAAAGAGATAAAAGAAAATGAAACTGAAAAAAAAGTTTTTGAAATAAACTTTTCTTCAGTTTGTTTTAATAAAAAACTAAAATATGGTGGTTGGAGTAATCAATATCATATTAGACTTTTTAGAAAAGAAGCTGGGCGTTTTAATTATAATGAAGTTCATGAAGGATTTGAAACAAAAGAAAAAATATATAGATTAAAAGAAGAAATATATCATCACAGTTATGTTTCTTTGGAAGATTATTTCAATAAATTTAATAAATATACAACTTTAGGTGCTTTAGAATACTATCAAAGAGGTAAAAAACCTTCTAATTTTCAAATAATCTTCAATCCTATTTTTAAATTTTTGAGAATGTATATTATAAGATTAGGATTTTTAGATGGTATCGAAGGACTTATGATAGCTACAGCTAGTGCTATGTACTCAATGGTAAAATATTTTAAACTTAGAGAAATTTATAGAAATGGTTCTTATAAAAAATAG
- a CDS encoding glycosyltransferase family 9 protein encodes MNINKIKKIIISRTDKIGDLLLSIPSFFMARKLFPKAEIMILVRNYNYDIVKNLPYINKILKIDDYDEKALTDEIKNFNADIFIALYNDKLISKIAKISKIPYRIGPISKIYSIFAFNKGVWQKRSHSIKNEAFYNLDLIKKIDEKKFDELYELNSKIYLEKENIEVANKFYTENKIKGKIFLVNPFMGGSAKTITDEQYTSLIQKFYDKVKDITVVITCHISEKERGEKIVKNINREKVFLFANEGSVLNLAAVIDRCDLYLGGSTGPTHIAGALNKKIVGIYPNKKTQHPIRWGVINNENVTYIIPDRPERNIVENYSKEDKYFKSYDNEIENELLLALEEKLK; translated from the coding sequence ATGAATATAAATAAAATAAAAAAAATCATAATTTCTAGAACTGATAAAATAGGAGATTTGCTTTTATCTATTCCTAGTTTTTTTATGGCTAGAAAACTTTTTCCTAAAGCTGAAATTATGATACTTGTTAGAAATTATAATTATGATATTGTAAAAAACTTACCTTATATAAATAAAATCTTAAAAATAGATGATTATGATGAAAAAGCTTTAACTGATGAAATAAAAAATTTTAATGCTGATATTTTTATAGCTCTTTATAATGATAAGCTTATTTCAAAGATTGCAAAAATAAGTAAAATTCCTTATAGAATAGGACCTATTTCTAAAATTTATTCTATTTTTGCTTTTAATAAGGGAGTTTGGCAAAAAAGGTCTCATTCTATAAAAAACGAAGCCTTTTATAATTTAGATTTAATAAAAAAAATAGATGAAAAAAAATTTGATGAACTTTATGAGTTAAATAGCAAAATCTATTTAGAAAAAGAAAATATAGAGGTAGCTAATAAATTTTATACTGAAAATAAAATAAAAGGAAAAATATTTTTAGTTAATCCTTTTATGGGTGGTTCTGCTAAAACTATTACAGATGAACAATATACTTCTCTTATTCAAAAGTTTTATGATAAAGTAAAAGATATAACTGTAGTTATAACTTGTCATATTTCTGAAAAAGAAAGAGGAGAAAAAATTGTAAAAAATATAAATAGAGAAAAAGTTTTTTTATTTGCTAATGAAGGTTCTGTTTTAAATTTAGCTGCTGTTATTGACAGATGTGATTTATACTTAGGTGGGTCAACAGGTCCTACACATATAGCTGGAGCCTTAAATAAAAAAATAGTTGGTATTTATCCTAATAAAAAAACTCAGCATCCTATTAGATGGGGAGTAATAAATAATGAAAATGTAACCTATATTATTCCTGATAGACCAGAAAGAAATATAGTGGAAAATTATTCAAAAGAGGATAAATATTTTAAATCTTATGATAATGAAATTGAAAATGAATTATTATTAGCTTTGGAAGAAAAGCTTAAATAA